CCCTTGCCGCTCGTGGACCCCCGACCCGTGGCACGCGCACGGATCCCGCCCGGGTGCCGTCGCACTCAGGCCGGCGAGGCTTCCCGCAGGCGGCGTACGGCTTCGGCCACGGCGGGACGGTCCTGGTCCAGCCAGTCGACGGTGTCCGTCTCGTCGGGGGTGAGCCAGCGCAGTTCGTCGTGGTCCTCCAGCGGGCTGGGCACACCGGCCAGCAGCCGGACCGTCCACACCCGCAGCACGAGGCCGGGCTTCAGGGGCCACTCCCCCGGGATGCGCTCCTGGGGCTCCGCCTCCACGCCCAGTTCCTCCCGCAGCTCGCGTACGAGCGCCTGCTCGCCGCTCTCCCCGGGCTCCTGCTTGCCGCCGGGCAGCTCCCAGCGTCCGGCCAGCTCCGGCGGGGCACTGCGGCGGGCGGCCAGGAGCCGTCCGCCGTCGCAGACGGCCCCGGCCACCACCACGGAATCACTCATGGGCCGGAGCGTAGCCGGTGCCCCTCGCCCCTCCGGGCCCCTAGGGGCGCGCGCCCTGACTCGTCCGCTCCACCCAGTAGAGCTGCTTGTGTCCATTGCGGTCCAGGCCGTCCGCGATCTTCTGCGCCTCGTCCTGCGTCGCGTAGCGCCCGACGCGATACCTGTTGCCGTTGTCGTCCTGCCTGATCACCAGCCAGGGGAGAACCGCACCGCTGTCCGTCATGGCGTCCCTCCCCAGCATCCCGCCCCTCTCCCCCGTGGTGTGCACGCTTCT
The DNA window shown above is from Streptomyces sp. Alt3 and carries:
- a CDS encoding (deoxy)nucleoside triphosphate pyrophosphohydrolase, which produces MSDSVVVAGAVCDGGRLLAARRSAPPELAGRWELPGGKQEPGESGEQALVRELREELGVEAEPQERIPGEWPLKPGLVLRVWTVRLLAGVPSPLEDHDELRWLTPDETDTVDWLDQDRPAVAEAVRRLREASPA
- a CDS encoding SPOR domain-containing protein, translated to MLGRDAMTDSGAVLPWLVIRQDDNGNRYRVGRYATQDEAQKIADGLDRNGHKQLYWVERTSQGARP